The Myxococcus stipitatus genome has a segment encoding these proteins:
- a CDS encoding cob(I)yrinic acid a,c-diamide adenosyltransferase, whose product MKIYTKTGDAGETGLFGGGRVPKDDERVDAYGEVDELNATLGMARAFALPQELDAMLQGLQDQLFTVGAVMATPSGTKASAFIPELKASWAEDMEHAMDRFDAELPKMTHFILPGGTQGSAALHLARTVCRRAERRAIPLLRDGKVPREVMVFLNRLSDLLFVMARVANHRAGVQDVKWIPEKPSAS is encoded by the coding sequence ATGAAGATCTACACGAAGACTGGCGACGCGGGAGAGACCGGGCTGTTCGGTGGTGGACGGGTCCCCAAGGACGACGAGCGTGTGGACGCGTACGGAGAGGTGGACGAACTCAACGCGACGCTGGGGATGGCGCGCGCGTTCGCGTTGCCACAGGAACTGGACGCGATGTTGCAGGGGCTCCAGGACCAGCTCTTCACGGTGGGCGCGGTGATGGCCACACCCTCGGGGACGAAGGCGTCCGCGTTCATCCCGGAGCTGAAGGCGTCCTGGGCGGAGGACATGGAGCACGCCATGGACCGCTTCGACGCGGAGCTGCCGAAGATGACGCACTTCATCCTGCCCGGGGGCACGCAGGGCTCCGCCGCGCTGCACCTGGCGCGCACGGTCTGCCGCCGCGCCGAGCGGCGGGCCATTCCGTTGCTGCGCGACGGGAAGGTTCCCCGGGAGGTGATGGTCTTCCTCAACCGGCTGTCGGACCTGCTCTTCGTCATGGCTCGCGTGGCCAACCACCGCGCGGGGGTCCAGGACGTGAAGTGGATTCCGGAGAAGCCGTCCGCCTCCTAG
- a CDS encoding endo alpha-1,4 polygalactosaminidase, which translates to MRVAAVGWSSLWCIALFACGGSSGSADGPERSGDAAVLADARTLTCTSLQVASGSIGSGQTVQGLHTQTLSGTQDRWAEYVEFAPGTSATCTYALPADVSVADVVAAEVGINYRGPLKSEMRWLFEAWDYAAGAWVLVGDNTFAQSWKWTATSLALTSPQRFVSGGPVQLRYRTTSTADASLLDLLVVRIQVSASDAGTPGDAGTPTDAGTPGDAGTPADAGTSTDAGTPVPWEGVHSFTYQLTNYPQGKLDTIAGSKFDLAIVELSRDGSDDWFTAAEITALKNRGKQVLAYFEIGAIEEYRPEWSQVPADMKLGPVDGWPDEQYVKYWDERWWPIVQGRIDQALAAGFTGCYLDMVVTYEEIPAGSAGTNRADLARKMVALIARISQYAKARNPAFKVMPQNSPELVDDPAYLPAIDGLGMEDMYWSDDLACDEAWCEENRTNAARVRAAGKLVLSTDYATQAAHVADAYTRSRAAGFVPYVTVRELDRMTVNAGWDPQ; encoded by the coding sequence ATGCGAGTCGCGGCAGTGGGTTGGTCGAGTTTGTGGTGCATCGCGCTGTTCGCCTGTGGTGGGTCCTCCGGGAGCGCGGACGGCCCGGAGCGGAGCGGGGACGCGGCGGTCCTCGCGGATGCGCGGACCTTGACGTGCACGAGCCTCCAGGTCGCGAGCGGCTCCATCGGTTCGGGGCAGACCGTGCAGGGGCTCCACACGCAGACGCTGTCGGGCACGCAGGACCGCTGGGCGGAGTACGTCGAGTTCGCGCCCGGCACGTCCGCCACGTGCACGTACGCGCTCCCCGCGGACGTGAGCGTCGCCGACGTCGTCGCCGCCGAGGTGGGCATCAACTATCGAGGGCCGCTCAAGTCGGAGATGCGCTGGCTGTTCGAGGCGTGGGACTACGCGGCGGGCGCCTGGGTGCTGGTGGGCGACAACACCTTCGCGCAGTCGTGGAAGTGGACCGCCACGTCGCTCGCGCTGACGTCCCCCCAGCGCTTCGTGAGCGGGGGCCCGGTGCAGCTGCGCTACCGCACGACGTCCACGGCGGATGCGTCCCTGCTGGACCTGCTCGTGGTGCGCATCCAGGTCTCCGCCTCGGACGCCGGCACGCCCGGCGACGCGGGGACCCCCACGGACGCGGGCACGCCGGGTGACGCGGGCACGCCCGCGGACGCCGGCACGAGCACCGACGCCGGCACGCCCGTGCCGTGGGAGGGCGTCCACAGCTTCACCTACCAGCTCACGAACTATCCCCAGGGGAAGCTCGACACCATCGCCGGCTCGAAGTTCGACCTCGCCATCGTCGAGCTGTCGCGCGACGGCTCCGACGACTGGTTCACCGCCGCCGAAATCACCGCGCTCAAGAACCGGGGCAAGCAGGTGCTCGCGTACTTCGAGATTGGCGCCATCGAGGAGTACCGCCCCGAGTGGTCCCAGGTGCCCGCCGACATGAAGCTCGGCCCGGTGGATGGCTGGCCCGACGAGCAGTACGTGAAGTACTGGGACGAGCGCTGGTGGCCCATCGTCCAGGGGCGCATCGACCAGGCGCTCGCCGCGGGCTTCACCGGGTGCTACCTGGACATGGTGGTGACGTACGAGGAGATTCCCGCGGGCTCCGCGGGCACCAACCGCGCCGACCTCGCGCGGAAGATGGTGGCCCTCATCGCGCGCATCAGCCAGTACGCCAAGGCGCGCAACCCGGCCTTCAAGGTGATGCCGCAGAACTCCCCGGAGCTGGTGGATGACCCCGCCTACCTGCCCGCCATCGACGGGCTGGGCATGGAGGACATGTACTGGTCCGACGACCTCGCCTGTGACGAGGCCTGGTGCGAGGAGAACCGGACGAACGCCGCCCGGGTCCGCGCCGCCGGCAAGCTGGTGCTCTCCACCGACTACGCCACCCAGGCCGCGCACGTGGCGGACGCCTATACCCGCTCGCGCGCGGCGGGCTTCGTCCCCTACGTCACCGTTCGCGAGCTGGACCGCATGACGGTGAACGCGGGGTGGGATCCGCAGTAG
- a CDS encoding DMT family transporter yields the protein MGASPARPLNPAAAPALGGVYAALLVQVCISAGTYLTAKRAMTELPPLTVVLWRFLLSGAVFVLLLAMLPGPKLPPREAWGRVFLLGLLAGPVNQVFFFTGLARSTAAHGALLYALTPLGVYLSSLARRQERASSRTLVGIATAFVGVVVLLLGRGLADARGSMLGDVLILLAVLAWVAYTTEGKPLVATHGPLRATSWCMVMGTVLMLPFAPLYGNVDALVSSTALAKACIGYLGLMTSVVAYLLWFYALSKVSASKVAIFSNLQPAATALAAWAVLDESLHWELAVGGVLVLVGVRLTQMARTQPPPAPLPVVEERRTA from the coding sequence ATGGGCGCTTCACCAGCTCGACCCCTGAACCCCGCCGCGGCCCCCGCGCTCGGCGGTGTGTACGCCGCGCTCCTCGTCCAGGTCTGCATCAGCGCCGGCACCTACCTGACCGCCAAGCGCGCCATGACGGAGCTGCCGCCGCTCACCGTGGTGTTGTGGCGCTTCCTCCTCAGCGGCGCGGTGTTCGTGCTGCTGCTGGCGATGCTGCCCGGGCCGAAGCTGCCGCCGCGCGAGGCGTGGGGTCGCGTCTTCCTGCTGGGGCTGCTCGCCGGGCCGGTGAACCAGGTGTTCTTCTTCACCGGGCTGGCGCGCTCGACCGCCGCGCACGGCGCGCTGCTGTACGCGCTCACGCCCCTGGGTGTGTACCTGTCGAGCCTGGCGCGTCGACAGGAGCGCGCCTCGTCGCGGACGCTGGTGGGCATCGCCACCGCGTTCGTGGGCGTGGTGGTGCTGCTGCTGGGGCGGGGCCTCGCGGACGCGCGGGGCTCGATGCTGGGGGACGTGCTCATCCTCCTCGCGGTGCTGGCGTGGGTGGCCTACACGACGGAGGGCAAGCCGCTCGTCGCCACGCACGGCCCGCTGCGCGCGACGTCGTGGTGCATGGTGATGGGCACGGTGCTGATGCTGCCCTTCGCGCCCCTCTACGGGAACGTCGACGCGCTGGTGTCGTCGACCGCGCTGGCGAAGGCGTGCATCGGCTACCTGGGCCTGATGACGTCGGTGGTGGCGTACCTGCTCTGGTTCTACGCGCTCTCGAAGGTGTCCGCCTCGAAGGTGGCCATCTTCTCCAACCTCCAGCCCGCGGCGACCGCGCTGGCCGCGTGGGCGGTGCTGGACGAGTCCCTGCACTGGGAGCTCGCCGTGGGTGGCGTGCTCGTGCTGGTGGGCGTGCGGCTCACGCAGATGGCGAGGACACAGCCACCACCGGCGCCCCTCCCCGTCGTGGAGGAGCGCCGGACGGCCTGA
- a CDS encoding thymidylate synthase, whose protein sequence is MQPYLALLDHVLKHGTKKGDRTGTGTLSVFGPQLRFDLTRGFPLVTTKKLHVKSILHELLWMLAGDTNVRTLQANGVTIWDEWANAQGELGPVYGHQWRSWNTPDGGHIDQMKALVDGLRKNPDSRRHLVSAWNVADLPSMKLPPCHVLFQFYVADGKLSCQLYQRSADLFLGLPFNIASYSLLTMMVAQVTGLVPHEFIHTLGDAHLYLNHVEQARTQLAREPRPLPRMRLNPDVKDLFAFRYEDFTLEGYDPHPAIKAPVAV, encoded by the coding sequence ATGCAGCCCTACCTGGCCTTGCTCGACCATGTCCTGAAGCACGGGACGAAGAAGGGCGACCGTACCGGTACGGGGACGCTCAGCGTCTTCGGCCCCCAGCTCCGGTTCGACCTGACCCGGGGCTTCCCGCTCGTCACCACGAAGAAGCTGCACGTGAAGTCCATCCTGCACGAGCTCCTGTGGATGCTCGCCGGGGACACGAACGTGCGCACGCTCCAGGCGAACGGCGTCACCATCTGGGACGAGTGGGCCAACGCGCAGGGCGAGCTGGGGCCCGTCTACGGCCACCAGTGGCGCTCGTGGAACACGCCGGATGGCGGCCACATCGACCAGATGAAGGCGCTGGTCGACGGACTGAGGAAGAACCCCGACTCGCGTCGACACCTCGTCAGCGCGTGGAACGTGGCGGACCTGCCGTCGATGAAGCTGCCGCCCTGCCACGTGCTCTTCCAGTTCTACGTGGCCGACGGGAAGCTGTCCTGCCAGCTCTACCAGCGCAGCGCGGACCTGTTCCTGGGCCTGCCCTTCAACATCGCGTCCTACTCGCTGCTGACGATGATGGTGGCGCAGGTGACGGGGCTGGTGCCGCACGAGTTCATCCACACGCTCGGCGACGCGCACCTGTACCTCAACCACGTGGAGCAGGCCCGGACACAGCTGGCCCGCGAGCCCCGACCGCTGCCCCGCATGCGCCTCAACCCGGACGTGAAGGACCTGTTCGCGTTCCGCTACGAGGACTTCACGCTCGAGGGCTACGACCCGCACCCCGCCATCAAGGCCCCCGTGGCCGTATGA
- a CDS encoding ATP-grasp domain-containing protein produces the protein MLTAPTGKAIYDFAFDTFFACRRPYQLPSSLEVVARVGVWNDYAERYRELENEGLRLIHSPEQHLLATELPHWYPRLADLTPKDPILHWQRVVCRELRPLRRVEEGAPDRIPSSFEFRTFWWRGELVGWGPYWWQGSPYTMNEAEQREALALGREVARRVDVPFLVVDVAQEVSGRWIVIECNDGQESGFAGISPFALWRNILEREAAR, from the coding sequence GTGCTGACCGCTCCCACGGGCAAGGCCATCTACGACTTCGCGTTCGACACGTTCTTCGCCTGTCGACGGCCGTACCAGCTGCCGTCGTCGCTGGAGGTGGTGGCGCGCGTGGGCGTGTGGAACGACTACGCGGAGCGCTACCGCGAGCTGGAGAACGAGGGCCTGCGGCTCATCCATTCGCCGGAGCAGCACCTGCTGGCCACGGAGCTGCCGCACTGGTACCCGCGCCTCGCGGACCTCACCCCGAAGGACCCCATCCTCCACTGGCAGCGGGTGGTCTGCCGCGAGCTGCGGCCCTTGCGGCGCGTGGAGGAGGGCGCGCCGGACCGCATCCCCAGCTCCTTCGAGTTCCGCACCTTCTGGTGGAGAGGGGAGCTGGTGGGGTGGGGGCCCTATTGGTGGCAGGGCTCGCCGTACACGATGAACGAGGCCGAGCAGCGCGAGGCGCTCGCGCTGGGGCGCGAGGTGGCGCGCCGCGTGGACGTGCCCTTCCTCGTGGTGGACGTGGCGCAGGAGGTCTCCGGCCGGTGGATCGTCATCGAGTGCAATGACGGACAGGAGAGCGGCTTCGCGGGCATCTCCCCGTTCGCGCTGTGGCGCAACATCCTGGAGCGGGAGGCCGCGCGCTGA
- the queG gene encoding tRNA epoxyqueuosine(34) reductase QueG, with translation MLPTAHLRDLALSVGFDLVGFARAEPIPPSFLLEWLEAGFAADMDWMSERADERLDVKNLLPGARTVIAFANNYWRDDTQSTGSPIARYARGRDYHSTLRDRMKAFRKAITVMYPGLGTYGSVDSGPLMEKVWAARAGLGYVGKNGCFITEPYGSWVLLATLVLDREVDAYAEGPAADRCGACRRCLMSCPTGALVGNGRVDAGACLSYQTIENREREVPEPFRLKFDNLVFGCDICQQVCPLNRKPVFATHPRFAPRAVAELGTLELAGLTLTQYEQLIPGTALARARYDGLRRNAVYALGVARQADARRLLEKLCGDSSDLVRSAAQWALHQLDP, from the coding sequence ATGTTGCCCACCGCCCACCTGCGCGACCTCGCCCTCTCGGTCGGCTTCGACCTGGTGGGCTTCGCGCGCGCGGAGCCCATTCCGCCCTCCTTCCTCCTGGAGTGGCTGGAGGCGGGCTTCGCGGCGGACATGGATTGGATGTCCGAGCGGGCGGACGAGCGCCTGGACGTGAAGAACCTCCTGCCGGGCGCGAGGACGGTCATCGCCTTCGCGAACAACTACTGGCGGGACGACACGCAGTCGACGGGCTCTCCCATCGCGCGGTACGCGCGGGGGCGCGACTACCACTCCACGCTGCGCGACCGGATGAAGGCGTTCCGCAAAGCCATCACGGTGATGTACCCGGGCCTGGGCACCTACGGCAGCGTGGACAGCGGCCCGCTGATGGAGAAGGTGTGGGCCGCGCGCGCCGGGCTGGGCTACGTGGGGAAGAACGGCTGCTTCATCACCGAGCCGTATGGCTCGTGGGTGCTGCTGGCCACGCTGGTGCTGGACAGGGAAGTGGACGCGTACGCGGAGGGGCCGGCGGCGGACCGGTGCGGCGCGTGTCGCCGGTGTCTCATGTCGTGTCCCACGGGCGCGCTCGTGGGCAACGGACGGGTGGACGCGGGGGCGTGCCTGTCCTACCAGACCATCGAGAACCGCGAGCGCGAGGTGCCCGAGCCCTTCCGCCTCAAGTTCGACAACCTCGTCTTCGGGTGCGACATCTGCCAGCAGGTCTGTCCACTCAACCGCAAGCCCGTCTTCGCCACCCATCCACGCTTCGCGCCCCGCGCCGTGGCGGAGCTGGGCACGCTGGAGCTGGCGGGGCTCACGCTCACCCAGTACGAGCAGCTCATCCCGGGCACGGCGTTGGCTCGCGCACGGTACGACGGCCTGCGGCGCAACGCGGTGTACGCGCTGGGCGTGGCCAGGCAGGCGGACGCGAGGCGGCTGCTCGAAAAGCTCTGCGGAGATTCGAGCGACTTGGTACGTAGCGCCGCGCAATGGGCGCTTCACCAGCTCGACCCCTGA
- a CDS encoding dihydrofolate reductase: MKLSAIVALASNRVIGADNQLPWRLPQDLARFKRLTMGHTLVMGRKTYESIGRPLPGRHFIVVTRQPDYAPAGVTVAHSVEQALEQARARADDEVFVIGGADVYAQTMPLLHRLYLTRIDREYPGDTFFPDVDLSGWRCVEEEPHPEAEPPFAFITFER; the protein is encoded by the coding sequence ATGAAGCTGTCGGCCATCGTCGCGCTGGCGTCCAACCGTGTCATCGGCGCAGACAACCAGCTGCCCTGGCGCCTGCCCCAGGACCTCGCGCGCTTCAAGCGCCTCACCATGGGCCACACGCTCGTCATGGGGCGCAAGACGTACGAATCCATCGGCCGTCCCCTGCCGGGCCGCCACTTCATCGTCGTCACGCGCCAGCCGGACTACGCGCCAGCGGGCGTGACGGTGGCCCACTCCGTGGAGCAGGCGCTCGAACAGGCGCGCGCGCGCGCGGACGACGAGGTCTTCGTCATCGGCGGAGCGGACGTCTACGCCCAGACGATGCCCCTGCTCCACCGGCTGTACCTGACACGCATCGACCGCGAGTACCCGGGCGACACCTTCTTCCCCGACGTCGACCTGTCCGGCTGGCGGTGCGTGGAGGAGGAGCCGCACCCGGAGGCCGAGCCCCCGTTCGCGTTCATCACCTTCGAGCGCTGA